The genome window AGTTTTGCAAATAGAGAGACggacacacaacacacagcttCATCAATACACGAACCACAAACGGCGTTGCCACGTTTCAGGCGACGCGAGAAAGTTGAGCGCAAGGCGTTACCACCGAAACTGCAGaaaaaatgtactaaaaaaCGCGCGACTTTTAAAATagacaaattattaaaataagataCGAGTACTTTATTAATTGTATTAATCAGTCCATAAGATCAATATCTCGCAGGCGAGCTTGCGTCTGTTGACCAATATCGAACATAATatgttgctgcagcagctctCGCGGTTCATATTTAAGCGACTCCTCATAGGCATATTGTATACTCGTGTCGTACAGCATCAGTTTGCATTTGGCCAGTGCTAGGATGCAGTTGCGCAGCCGGGCGATGACTTCACGTTCGCTGCGCGGCACCACTTCATTTAAGTTCTGAGCGAAGCCTCCCTCGCCGCCTTCCTGCTCTTCGCTTTTGGTGGGCGCTATCCAAATGTAGCCATTGTTGCCTAATATTACTGAAGCACCGCATGCCAACTTGTGGAAATGCATCTTGCGTCGCTTGACCAGTGCCGGGAACACTTTGACCAGAATACCCTGGGACAGCTTGCCATATTTCAAACTGCGCGTGTAGAGCGACAATGTGCCCTCCTCAAAGATGTTCTGGCAAAAGTATATTAATCAACAGGTGtttatcaaatcaaatcaaaaccATAAACATACCTGCACTTCGGCCGATATCAAGTCACCTTCATCCAGATAGCGTCGCATCATCTGCTCATCTTCCGCTGAGCGTCGTCGCAGCTCTCCGCCTGGCAGATTCActgacgacagcagcagcgttgaATCCAGTCGTGAATTAGTGTCCACGCGCCAACGTTTCTGTCCTACGTCCAGCACGCGGGCCACGACGACGTCGCCAATCTCACCCACATAGCGACTCTTTAGAGGCCTTACCGAAATcaatttattcactttttcAATGACACCGGCCACCGATGCGACAATGTTCTCATCCTCCACGAATGTACCGTGTCCACGCATAAAGCCCGACTCTGGCATTAGCACTTCGCCGGGCGTAAATATGCGAGGCAGCTTCTCCTGGTTGCCGGCCAAATCATTCCAGTTGACGCGATCCAGCGCCAAGTCAATCATTGCATTTGTTGACATTGTTTTCCCACTGatgttgctgtctctgtcaGTTGATGCAAAACACGCGTAGGTGCAATGTGACCGCAGgttaaattaacataataacCATCATCGATAGGTCTATCGATATTTCACTGTCGATATTCACACAGCTGTTGAATGGTGAAAAAATTCGTCACTAATCAGCTGATTCgtgtattgtaaatatttttcaatagaTACAATGGATCAACCTGACGATCATTTTCGCTATATACACAGTTCCTCATTGCACGAACGTGTACAAATTAAAGTGTAAGTACAACAGACTAATCTATAGACTACAATTAATGTcagcaattcaaatattacAGTGGCACGCTTGAGGGCAAGAAACGTCAACCAGACTATGAAAAACTGCTCGATGATCCCATATTGCGGTTTTCGGGTCTCTACTCGGAGGAGTATCCCTCGTTCCAGGTGCGACTACAGGTATACAACGACGGACGGCCATATTGCCTCCCCGTGAACAGTGCCTACAAGGCATTTGGTAAGCGTTGGAGCTGGAACGAATGGGTAACATTGCCTCTGCTATTCTCCGACTTGCCACGCAGTGCTATGCTGGTGCTGACCATACTTGACTGCTCGGGTGCCGGTCAAACGACAGTCATAGGCGGCACAGCAATCTCCATGTTCGGCAAGGATGGCATGTTCCGTCAGGGCATGTATGATCTACGTGTCTGGCTGGGGGTTGAGGGCGA of Drosophila nasuta strain 15112-1781.00 chromosome 3, ASM2355853v1, whole genome shotgun sequence contains these proteins:
- the LOC132788444 gene encoding exosome complex component RRP4, giving the protein MSTNAMIDLALDRVNWNDLAGNQEKLPRIFTPGEVLMPESGFMRGHGTFVEDENIVASVAGVIEKVNKLISVRPLKSRYVGEIGDVVVARVLDVGQKRWRVDTNSRLDSTLLLSSVNLPGGELRRRSAEDEQMMRRYLDEGDLISAEVQNIFEEGTLSLYTRSLKYGKLSQGILVKVFPALVKRRKMHFHKLACGASVILGNNGYIWIAPTKSEEQEGGEGGFAQNLNEVVPRSEREVIARLRNCILALAKCKLMLYDTSIQYAYEESLKYEPRELLQQHIMFDIGQQTQARLRDIDLMD